Proteins co-encoded in one Medicago truncatula cultivar Jemalong A17 chromosome 8, MtrunA17r5.0-ANR, whole genome shotgun sequence genomic window:
- the LOC112417227 gene encoding protein PXR1: protein MRSQKPSESLLSLVMETLPYERLMSPTMEKIWIAVTAAFHKSHQPFERIKSLREALEGQSQVEASALEELEVALEAEALALEELEAAILAAIQKGRDEALALQKKEELEADMAEAAIQKGRNEALALQKKEELEADTAVPTDMGPGADKRRRKKNAMRKRKKRKELEADRVVATDSSPGDDERRGKKNEMGERKRKKRSPGADERRGKKNVMNRRKRKKRSLEADERRGRKNVMTERKRKKLSN, encoded by the coding sequence ATGCGGTCACAAAAGCCTTCCGAATCACTCTTGAGCCTGGTCATGGAAACGCTGCCTTATGAAAGGCTCATGAGCCCGACCATGGAAAAGATTTGGATTGCTGTCACGGCTGCATTTCATAAATCTCATCAGCCTTTTGAAAGGATTAAGAGCCTTCGAGAGGCCTTAGAAGGACAATCTCAAGTTGAGGCTTCAGCTTTAGAAGAGTTGGAGGTTGCTTTAGAGGCTGAGGCTTTAGCTTTAGAAGAGTTGGAGGCTGCTATTTTGGCTGCCATTCAAAAAGGTCGAGACGAGGCTTTAGCTTTACAGAAGAAGGAAGAGTTGGAAGCTGATATGGCTGAGGCTGCCATTCAGAAGGGTCGAAATGAGGCATTAGCTTTACAGAAGAAGGAAGAGTTGGAGGCTGATACGGCTGTGCCTACTGATATGGGCCCAGGAGCTGataaaagaagaaggaaaaagaatgcgatgaggaaaagaaagaagaggaaAGAGTTGGAGGCTGACAGGGTTGTGGCTACTGATTCGAGCCCAGGTGATGATGAAAGAAGAGGGAAAAAGAATGAGATGggtgagagaaagagaaagaagcgCAGCCCAGGAGCTGATGAAAGAAGAGGGAAAAAGAATGTGATGAAcaggagaaagagaaagaagcgCAGCCTAGAAGCTGATGAAAGAAGAGGGAGAAAGAATGTGATGactg
- the LOC25500376 gene encoding probable LRR receptor-like serine/threonine-protein kinase At1g51880, whose translation MFLHFLLVLLTVLTVVVLVQAQDPYAGFISLDCGLPKDSRYSDISTHINYISDAKFIDTGESKKLAEENDIKQQLQYVRSFPIGMRNCYRINVASGTKYLIRASFYYGNYDNLNKPPEFDLHFGPNVWDTVKFASLSHITDSEIIYTPSLDYIQPCLVNTGKGTPFISAIELRPLNNTAYITYSPKSVLSLFNRYYLGSTADKEYRYKDDVYDRIWFPFKLSSGWAKLSSSLNSDDLHQNEYKPPAIVMSTAVTPVNDSAPLQFHWEADNVNDQYYTYLHFNEVEELAANETRAFNITENDHLPYGPVIPEYRVVNTIYDEIPYTGTKMYQITISKTEDSTLPPILNAFEIYKVKNFSQSETDRDDVDTIINIKNTYGVARNWQGDPCAPVNYMWEGLNCSLDGNNIPRITSLNLSSSGLTGEISSSISKLSMLQYLDLSNNSLSGPLPDFLTQLRSLKTLNLGKNNLNLTGSVSSGLLERSKQDGLLLILDQNPNICEPGSCNQKISDRKKSNKIVPLVASVAGIFVLLVLVSGAAIICALIKKRKPQDGNSQVQSDTPNDSQLESKQRQYTYDDVVKITNNFNRVLGKGGFGTVYHGLIDDTEVAVKMLSKSSVHGFEQFLAEVKLLMRVHHKNLTSLIGYCNEGKDIGLIYEYMANGNLDELLSGKNSKGKFLTWADRLGIAVDAAQGLEYLHNGCKPPIIHRDVKSTNILLNESFQAKLADFGLSKNFPSDGGTHLSTVVAGTPGYLDYEYMTSNRLTEKSDVYSFGVVLLEIITSQPAITKSPDKTHISQWVRSMFYNGDIKNIVDSRLQQDFDTNSAWKAVDIGMACVSTNSSDRPNMSEVMNGLKECLAEELARKKVGRCKSKKEDPIELVPLNLDIELGPQAR comes from the exons ATGTTTCTGCATTTTCTTTTGGTATTGCTTACTGTCCTTACTGTTGTGGTTTTGGTACAAGCTCAGGATCCATATGCAG GATTCATTAGCTTAGATTGTGGTCTACCTAAAGATTCAAGGTATTCTGATATAAGCACACACATAAATTACATTTCTGATGCCAAATTCATAGATACGGGTGAATCTAAGAAATTAGCAGAGGAGAATGATATTAAACAGCAACTACAATATGTGAGGAGCTTTCCAATTGGAATGAGAAACTGTTACAGAATAAATGTAGCAAGTGGTACTAAATATTTAATCAGAGCATCTTTCTATTATGGTAACTATGATAATCTAAACAAGCCACCAGAATTTGATCTTCATTTTGGACCTAATGTTTGGGATACAGTGAAGTTCGCCAGTCTATCACACATCACAGACAGTGAGATCATATACACTCCATCACTAGATTACATTCAACCATGTCTTGTTAACACAGGCAAAGGGACTCCATTCATTTCTGCTATTGAATTGAGGCCTTTGAACAATACAGCTTATATCACATACTCACCTAAATCAGTATTATCACTCTTCAATAGATATTATTTAGGTTCCACCGCAGACAAAGAATACAG GTACAAAGATGATGTTTACGACCGAATCTGGTTTCCCTTTAAATTATCCAGTGGTTGGGCAAAATTAAGCAGCTCACTTAACAGCGATGATCTACATCAGAATGAATATAAACCACCAGCAATTGTGATGAGCACTGCTGTTACACCAGTAAATGACAGTGCCCCATTACAATTTCATTGGGAAGCAGATAATGTAAATGACCAATACTATACATATTTGCACTTTAATGAGGTTGAAGAACTGGCAGCAAATGAAACTAGAGCATTCAATATCACAGAGAATGATCACCTTCCGTATGGACCTGTGATACCTGAATACCGGGTAGTGAATACCATATATGATGAAATACCTTACACTGGAACCAAAATGTATCAAATTACCATTTCAAAGACAGAGGATTCAACCCTTCCACCAATCCTCAATGCCTTTGAAATTTATAAAGTAAAAAACTTCTCACAATCAGAAACTGATCGGGATGATG TTGATACTATCATAAACATCAAGAACACTTATGGGGTGGCTAGAAATTGGCAAGGAGATCCATGTGCCCCTGTGAATTATATGTGGGAAGGCCTAAACTGCAGTCTTGATGGCAATAACATCCCAAGAATCACATCTTT GAATTTGTCTTCAAGTGGATTGACAGGGGAGATATCATCTTCTATATCAAAGCTCTCTATGTTACAGTACTT GGATTTATCAAATAATAGCTTAAGCGGCCCCTTACCTGATTTTCTGACACAACTGCGGTCACTAAAAACATT AAACTTGGGGAAGAACAACCTCAACCTTACAGGTTCAGTTTCAAGTGGCCTACTTGAGAGATCAAAACAAGATGGACTGTTATTGAT CCTGGATCAAAATCCAAATATTTGTGAACCTGGTTCATGCAACCAAAAGATAAGTGATCGGAAGAAAAGTAATAAAATCGTTCCTTTAGTAGCATCAGTTGCTGGGATTTTTGTGCTCCTAGTCCTAGTAAGTGGAGCAGCTATCATCTGTGCCcttattaagaaaagaaaaccaCAAG ATGGGAACAGTCAAGTGCAGTCAGATACTCCAAATGATTCACAATTGGAATCCAAGCAAAGACAATATACATATGATGATGTAGTCAAGATCACCAACAACTTCAATAGAGTTCTTGGTAAAGGTGGGTTTGGAACAGTTTATCATGGCCTAATCGATGACACTGAAGTAGCTGTCAAGATGCTTTCTAAATCATCAGTACATGGATTTGAACAATTTCTTGCAGAG GTCAAGCTTCTGATGAGAGTTCATCACAAAAATCTGACTTCACTTATTGGCTACTGCAATGAAGGAAAAGACATAGGGCTCATTTATGAATATATGGCAAATGGAAACCTTGATGAACTTCTTTCAG GAAAAAATAGCAAGGGAAAGTTCTTGACTTGGGCAGACAGACTCGGGATAGCAGTGGATGCAGCCCAAG GACTGGAATATCTTCACAATGGTTGCAAGCCACCTATAATCCATAGAGATGTGAAAAGTACaaacattttattaaatgaaagcTTCCAAGCAAAATTGGCTGATTTCGGCCTATCCAAAAACTTTCCCAGTGATGGTGGCACCCATTTGTCCACTGTTGTTGCAGGAACTCCAGGTTACCTAGATTATGA GTACATGACATCAAACAGATTGACCGAGAAGAGTGATGTCTACAGCTTTGGAGTTGTTCTATTAGAGATAATCACAAGTCAACCAGCCATAACTAAATCACCTGACAAGACTCACATAAGTCAATGGGTTCGATCCATGTTTTATAACGGCGATATAAAGAATATTGTTGACTCAAGATTACAACAAGATTTTGACACTAACTCTGCCTGGAAAGCTGTTGACATAGGAATGGCTTGTGTGTCCACTAATTCTTCCGATAGGCCAAACATGAGTGAAGTAATGAATGGGCTAAAGGAGTGTTTGGCTGAAGAATTAGCCCGAAAAAAGGTTGGTCGTTGTAAATCTAAAAAGGAAGATCCAATTGAATTGGTTCCCCTCAATCTTGATATTGAACTCGGTCCCCAAGCTAGGTAG